The Ranitomeya imitator isolate aRanImi1 chromosome 6, aRanImi1.pri, whole genome shotgun sequence genome window below encodes:
- the LOC138641858 gene encoding protein adenylyltransferase SelO-like isoform X1 — protein MVQGSSIALACIWAIYGVYCLIGDQNISTKNSKTPFIINALNSSESCGIKVRVSSLGLWSASLDDDLAKLPIDSIRGNYVRKVKDCVFSRVYPTPFMSDVRLVAVSEDVLENLLDLDTSVTNTNDFLEFVSGRKSISGFVPLAHRYGGHQFGVWAGQLGDGRAHLIATYINRYGERWELQLKGSGNTPYSRRGDGRAVLRSSVREFLCSEAMHHLGIPTSRAASLVVSDDAVWRDQFYNGNVKKERGAVVLRVAKSWFRIGSLEILTNSGEFHLLRELVDFIITKHFPAIIRTDPDRTLAFFNIVVSQTADMIARWMAIGFAHGVCNTDNFSLLSITIDYGPFGFMERYNPDYVPNTSDDEGRYGIGNQANAGMFNLNKLLVALGPMMDTRQKHIASTILAGFPDLYYQRFTELFRAKLGFVGAKEEDLTLIVTFLTMMEDTKADFTMSFRQLSEITDYQLWNTTIPEEYWALHDISQHVEFAAWVTAYSQRLKSYPDDSDSKRRQRMKTTNPRYILRNWMAESAVRKAQNNDFSEVHRLHKVLKRPFEIQQMAEMAGYSQKTPEWAKDLKVSCSS, from the exons ATGGTGCAGGGCAGCTCTATTGCTCTAGCTTGTATATGGGCAATATATGGAGTCTACTGTCTGATCGGGGATCAGAACATCAGCACAAAGAACAGCAAGACGCCATTCATCATTAACGCGCTGAACAGCAGTGAATCCTGCGGAATAAAGGTGCGAGTGTCTTCTCTGGGTTTATGGAGCGCATCGCTGGATGATGATCTAG CTAAATTACCGATTGACTCAATCAGAGGAAATTATGTAAGAAAAGTAAAAGACTGCGTCTTCTCTCGTGTCTACCCAACTCCATTCATGTCGGATGTACGCCTTGTGGCAGTCTCGGAG GATGTGCTGGAGAATCTGCTGGATCTGGACACGTCTGTTACCAACACAAATGATTTCCTAGAGTTTGTTAGCGGACGTAAATCAATTTCCGGATTTGTCCCTCTGGCGCACAGATACGGGGGCCACCAG TTTGGGGTCTGGGCCGGCCAGCTGGGAGATGGCAGAGCACATTTAATTGCCACTTACATCAACAG GTATGGAGAAAGATGGGAACTTCAGTTAAAAGGATCAGGAAATACCCCGTATTCTAG AAGGGGAGATGGGAGAGCTGTGCTCCGCTCCTCCGTACGAGAGTTCCTGTGCAGCGAGGCCATGCATCACCTGGGCATTCCCACCAGCAGAGCCGCCAG TCTGGTTGTAAGCGATGATGCCGTCTGGAGAGATCAGTTCTACAATGGAAATGTTAAGAAAGAGCGGG GGGCAGTGGTATTGCGAGTTGCCAAATCTTGGTTCCGTATTGGTTCTCTTGAAATTTTGACTAATTCTGGAGAATTTCACTTGTTAAG GGAATTAGTGGATTTTATCATTACCAAACACTTTCCAGCCATTATCCGGACAGATCCTGATAGGACTCTG GCTTTCTTCAATATAGTAGTGTCTCAGACGGCAGATATGATTGCACGGTGGATGGCCATAGGTTTTGCACATG GTGTGTGCAATACTGATAACTTCAGCCTCCTGTCGATCACTATTGATTATGGCCCTTTTGGTTTCATGGAACGTTATAATCCTG ATTACGTTCCAAACACATCTGACGATGAAGGGAGGTACGGGATTGGGAACCAGGCCAACGCTGGAATGTTTAATCTGAACAAGCTGCTTGTTGCTTTAGGCCCCATGATGGACACCAGACAAAAACACAT AGCCTCCACAATTCTTGCAGGGTTCCCGGACCTGTATTACCAGAG ATTCACAGAGCTTTTTAGGGCCAAACTGGGATTTGTGGGTGCAAAGGAAGAAGACTTGACCTTGATTGTGACTTTTCTTACC ATGATGGAAGACACAAAGGCTGATTTTACAATGTCATTTCGCCAACTGAGTGAGATAACAGACTACCAGCTATGGAATACCACTATCCCGGAG GAATACTGGGCACTTCATGACATCAGCCAACACGTGGAATTCGCAGCATGGGTCACTGCATACTCACAGAGACTAAAAAG TTATCCTGATGACTCGGACTCTAAAAGAAGACAACGGATGAAAA CTACAAACCCCAGATACATATTACGGAACTGGATGGCAGAGTCTGCAGTCCGCAAGGCACAAAACAATGACTTCTCAGAG GTTCACCGACTGCACAAAGTGTTAAAACGACCTTTCGAAATACAGCAAATGGCTGAAATGGCTGGATACTCCCAAAAAACTCCAGAATGGGCCAAAGATTTGAAAGTCAGCTGCTCATCCTGA
- the LOC138641858 gene encoding protein adenylyltransferase SelO-like isoform X2, protein MVQGSSIALACIWAIYGVYCLIGDQNISTKNSKTPFIINALNSSESCGIKVRVSSLGLWSASLDDDLAKLPIDSIRGNYVRKVKDCVFSRVYPTPFMSDVRLVAVSEDVLENLLDLDTSVTNTNDFLEFVSGRKSISGFVPLAHRYGGHQFGVWAGQLGDGRAHLIATYINRYGERWELQLKGSGNTPYSRRGDGRAVLRSSVREFLCSEAMHHLGIPTSRAASLVVSDDAVWRDQFYNGNVKKERGAVVLRVAKSWFRIGSLEILTNSGEFHLLRELVDFIITKHFPAIIRTDPDRTLAFFNIVVSQTADMIARWMAIGFAHGVCNTDNFSLLSITIDYGPFGFMERYNPDYVPNTSDDEGRYGIGNQANAGMFNLNKLLVALGPMMDTRQKHIASTILAGFPDLYYQRFTELFRAKLGFVGAKEEDLTLIVTFLTMMEDTKADFTMSFRQLSEITDYQEYWALHDISQHVEFAAWVTAYSQRLKSYPDDSDSKRRQRMKTTNPRYILRNWMAESAVRKAQNNDFSEVHRLHKVLKRPFEIQQMAEMAGYSQKTPEWAKDLKVSCSS, encoded by the exons ATGGTGCAGGGCAGCTCTATTGCTCTAGCTTGTATATGGGCAATATATGGAGTCTACTGTCTGATCGGGGATCAGAACATCAGCACAAAGAACAGCAAGACGCCATTCATCATTAACGCGCTGAACAGCAGTGAATCCTGCGGAATAAAGGTGCGAGTGTCTTCTCTGGGTTTATGGAGCGCATCGCTGGATGATGATCTAG CTAAATTACCGATTGACTCAATCAGAGGAAATTATGTAAGAAAAGTAAAAGACTGCGTCTTCTCTCGTGTCTACCCAACTCCATTCATGTCGGATGTACGCCTTGTGGCAGTCTCGGAG GATGTGCTGGAGAATCTGCTGGATCTGGACACGTCTGTTACCAACACAAATGATTTCCTAGAGTTTGTTAGCGGACGTAAATCAATTTCCGGATTTGTCCCTCTGGCGCACAGATACGGGGGCCACCAG TTTGGGGTCTGGGCCGGCCAGCTGGGAGATGGCAGAGCACATTTAATTGCCACTTACATCAACAG GTATGGAGAAAGATGGGAACTTCAGTTAAAAGGATCAGGAAATACCCCGTATTCTAG AAGGGGAGATGGGAGAGCTGTGCTCCGCTCCTCCGTACGAGAGTTCCTGTGCAGCGAGGCCATGCATCACCTGGGCATTCCCACCAGCAGAGCCGCCAG TCTGGTTGTAAGCGATGATGCCGTCTGGAGAGATCAGTTCTACAATGGAAATGTTAAGAAAGAGCGGG GGGCAGTGGTATTGCGAGTTGCCAAATCTTGGTTCCGTATTGGTTCTCTTGAAATTTTGACTAATTCTGGAGAATTTCACTTGTTAAG GGAATTAGTGGATTTTATCATTACCAAACACTTTCCAGCCATTATCCGGACAGATCCTGATAGGACTCTG GCTTTCTTCAATATAGTAGTGTCTCAGACGGCAGATATGATTGCACGGTGGATGGCCATAGGTTTTGCACATG GTGTGTGCAATACTGATAACTTCAGCCTCCTGTCGATCACTATTGATTATGGCCCTTTTGGTTTCATGGAACGTTATAATCCTG ATTACGTTCCAAACACATCTGACGATGAAGGGAGGTACGGGATTGGGAACCAGGCCAACGCTGGAATGTTTAATCTGAACAAGCTGCTTGTTGCTTTAGGCCCCATGATGGACACCAGACAAAAACACAT AGCCTCCACAATTCTTGCAGGGTTCCCGGACCTGTATTACCAGAG ATTCACAGAGCTTTTTAGGGCCAAACTGGGATTTGTGGGTGCAAAGGAAGAAGACTTGACCTTGATTGTGACTTTTCTTACC ATGATGGAAGACACAAAGGCTGATTTTACAATGTCATTTCGCCAACTGAGTGAGATAACAGACTACCAG GAATACTGGGCACTTCATGACATCAGCCAACACGTGGAATTCGCAGCATGGGTCACTGCATACTCACAGAGACTAAAAAG TTATCCTGATGACTCGGACTCTAAAAGAAGACAACGGATGAAAA CTACAAACCCCAGATACATATTACGGAACTGGATGGCAGAGTCTGCAGTCCGCAAGGCACAAAACAATGACTTCTCAGAG GTTCACCGACTGCACAAAGTGTTAAAACGACCTTTCGAAATACAGCAAATGGCTGAAATGGCTGGATACTCCCAAAAAACTCCAGAATGGGCCAAAGATTTGAAAGTCAGCTGCTCATCCTGA